Below is a genomic region from Rhodospirillaceae bacterium.
CTTTTAGTCCAGGTTCTTACTATGTATAGGGAGAACAGGCTAAGGAAAGCCGACCAAAACAAGTTCCATGTTGCCAAGGAGAGTCCAAAAAGGGACCAGGTAACGTCACTACAGCTTACCATAGGAGCCGAAAGTATGGCTTCTTTCAATTCTGCAACGGTAAGTGCCTTTGTGCCTTCGGCAGTGCATCCTCCAGTCCCTGTCCACCAGCGGTTTTCGACTCCAACGTGGTATAGTGCAAGAATAGTTCCGAAAGATAGGACCATAGCACATAACCCAGCTAAAGTTACTGATGGCAGGATCCGCCGTTTGGTCCGATTGGCCAGCCAACCTGCAGCGCATAGGAAGCATACAGCACCATAGCAGGCTCTTTGATACAGGCACAACATACAGGGTGGTGCTGTGTAGAGAGTTTCTACTAGGTAGGCCCCTAACAAGCTCAAAATCCCAGCTAAACCCAGTCCAAGAAAGAATGTAGATGCGTATTGCAAGCGGGTGTTGATATCTATAACAGCCATGAGATTACCAAGTAACCGACAAAGAGAAAGGCCAGAGAGAGGAGCAGAAGTTTATTCAAATGCTTTTCAATGAAAACACGCATGGCATCTCCAAAAACATAAAGAATTAAGCTGATTCCGAAGAAACGGAGTCCCCGAGACACAATCGAGGCTAAGACAAATATCCATATATCGAGGTTGGCGACCCCACTGGCTATGGTAAATACTTTATAGGGA
It encodes:
- a CDS encoding cytochrome B, whose product is PYKVFTIASGVANLDIWIFVLASIVSRGLRFFGISLILYVFGDAMRVFIEKHLNKLLLLSLAFLFVGYLVISWLL